Within the Amyelois transitella isolate CPQ chromosome 3, ilAmyTran1.1, whole genome shotgun sequence genome, the region ACCGGCGCAAGGTTTCCACTTTGCGTTAATTTCTTAAGCGTACATTACATTTTGCGCTCTTACattgatatttaattaattccatacaaaatattgattgagacagattaaattgaaatgcatTCTTCTTATATAAAGactgtaaaaaaacaataaaaaatatctaaacatTGATATTACGCAAGAGACGaagtttaattcaaataaaaaagtacagtttagttaatttacttaaatgtaATAACAACGAGCATGGAATGTTCATCACATTATGTAAAGGCCGACATCCGGTACAGGATcgcatttaattaaatgtaatgtataattttcaccTTAAAATACCTATGTAGGAACGAAGATTTCATATGACATGTCTATCTGAGACATCAAAAGCGTCTCGTTAAGTTTTTTCAGtaaaatcatattaaaaatcataaaacgACTACAGTAAGGTAGGTTTCACAATCTAGAATAACTATTAAATATAACGTGAGTTTCATGCTAAGCTGTTAGTATCATTAATGGTTTATTCGCCGATAAATCCAAACAAAAGTCATAACAAATAGGTtggttagatttttttatatttcgtaGTCATTCTAGACTGagcaatttaatttcaatttaaacgaGCCGTCCATTTTATTTCGTGTCATTTTGAATGTTGTAAGAGTGCTGCACAAACGTGAACAGCGCTGTtgcgatttatttttacactcgtagaaatagaaataattaatgataatacTATAGAAGTGGTAAGTATTGGTGAATGTAAGATTTATCATCATAACATAATTCCTATTGTTTCAagtacaatattaaatttccatcgttttatttcattctgaATGTTATGGTACACTCGTCTTCTTAGTATGGAGAATTTAAATTCCTTGATGAGTAGCATAAGTTTAAATGCAACATTTATTTGTCAAATCAGGGGGTTCAGTGTACGTTGGCGCTTAGACCGTAcgccaataaaatattttctttatcgaTGTTTAAgtaagaatataataaaagggATTCAAAAACacagacaaataaaatttgtcacAAATTACCATTCAGCAGTGCACGTCGAGAGGACGCGAGATAATTATATTCTGAACTTTtactaaatatgtaattacaaattttatatttctgtgTCAATTTTGAAGCTTGTTCTCACAATAAGAATTCGTACTTTCTGTTACgtaaaaaatacgtaataAGGTCTTTAAAAACTTCCAaaagtttcaaaatttttgattataGGGTTTGTTTGATACTGATGGTGAATTATGATATGACGGATTGCAATATAGATTGtgattcgattttttttacaatatctcAAATCATTTCTCAATACGACGTCGGACATGTTTTAATTATCCGTAATACTACAATTGCaatgattaaaaatgttttttaaagaataccTTAGAACATGTATCTGTTAACGATTGAAATGATGAAAATCTATGGTGGGATAACTCATCACTTTCTGAGGTACATGTTATTTTTAGATGATACTGGAGCATCCTGGAGTTGTCATCCAAAGGAGCTTTAGATCCACATTGATCTATACATAAACTTGAATGATAGATACATACAAGAAAAGtactattgatatttttattggtgtttaaatttttaaaagattttgtacATTTGAATGATgactaacaaaaaatatgatcaTTCTACCAATCCGAGATTAGACGTTCAACATCGCCTACTGTAATAAACTACTATCAGTATGATCAAcaacataacaataaaatacaccTCCGTTCCTCCGCCTGGCATGTGACATACACTATCAGAAGTAACAACATGCTGTATACCGCTCATTGTAGATGTTGATCGTCCGCCGGGTGCCTGGTGGAGGGCGTGGCGGCGGGCGTGGTGGAGGGGGTGGCGGCGAGCGCGGCGGGGCTCTTGTGGCCCGACTGCGGCGGCGTGGGCGGGAACGCGTGCGCGCCCGCCTCCTGGGATTGCTCTAGCATTTGCTGGTACACtttatcctggaaaaaggGAATAGACGCGTTGGTGAATTTGTCTATACTTTGGGGGGTTGGTACTTGGGGCAGGAttgcttattaaaattttcatgtgGTGTAGATCGAATATGTTCTGTTATGGAAGTATATGGTATTGAAACTCAAGATGTTTGATGGCAGTGTCTGAAAGCTGATTCTGAATCCTGAAGCACGGTAGGCaaccattttttattaacgtgCTATTATTGTGACAGTTTGGTTGGTGTTGGCTGACTGGATCGCGTCTGAACCATTAGGTCGCGGATTTGATCTCTGGTCAAATCATGgtgaataaaaaacttttgatTGACCGCTGTGTTGttgtttaaagtatttttcataaaatatagtcccGAACTTACTTCGGAGCTAGCTCAATCTATAAAATTTgtcctatatatattttcttagtgAACATTATTCAGCAGCAATTGTACGCAAAAAGTATATATGAAAGAATCGGTAATCAACAGTCGTCCCACTCACAAACATATCGAGCGAGACGTTGTGCGACTGTATCCGGTGGCTCTCGTCCAGGTTGACGTCGGGGCAGATGAGGTCGAGGCCGGCCGCCTTCTGCACGAACTCGCCGTCGGCGCCGCGCACCACGCTCACGGCGCCCGCCGCGCGCACGGCCGCCACGAACGGCGCCAGCCACGCGTAGCACGGCTCCAGGGCCTCCCAGCTGTAGCCTGCGGGCATGTTACTTCACAGTAATCACTCACTTCAAGGTCGAGAGGAATAGGCAAACCCCTCCCAGTTGTAGTCTGCACGATGGTATTGCTAGTGTCGACATATTACAGTAATGACTTGAAGGTCAGGAGTACTTAATTGACAAACTTGCATGGAAAGAATAACGAATATGGATGAAGTGAAACAATGTCTCTGTTTAcgcctccgggaaaaagaGACGGGAGAGGGTAtagtatacatatgtatggcgcataaaaaatatataaaatagaattgataaaattacttCACATTCCCATTAATGAATCGCAGTCCTAAGCGTTTCCCCTGTTGTCGCTAGGGAAAACGCAATCAAATCGAATgattaacacaaaatagaatTACATAATTACTCAATCTGTTAACCGTCACTTCTGTCAATTCTACATGCTATATTTTCTCCCAAGTAATCTACATtatcaatatgtaaaatatagctttgaataggcaaaaaaaaaaaacaatatctcACCTGACACCCTCAACGCCAGCTCCTTATTGAACGAGTGCGCCATAGCGGCCGCCGCGACCGCACTGTACGGAAACAGGTTAACGTCCACATGTAACACTGCTAAGTCTATCAACTGTCCACATATCACAAACTCCAGCGACGAATACTGGGGAAACACGAATGTATAACTTCTCAGAGCGTTCGCTCCTATATCACTTTCACCTAAAAGCCGTCGCTTAGCACTTCTTCCTTCACTAGCCAACTGCATATAAATGTTCAACCAACTGTTTATGGTTATCGGCGTGATGTTCCACGATAATATTTTGAGGATAAGAAGCTCTTCTAGTAGTATTTCTTCGGTGGTGCAAGCTCCGTCGGTGACGTACGCAAATTCGCCTATTTTCGGTGGGTAAACTTCTTCTACTTTTGCTGCTATGAATAAGCATGTTATACCTGGAATGTGATAAGTTATTGCTTTGTCATCATGTAGACAGGAATATCGATAAAATGGTGATGCTACGTTTTGCatacgaaaaagaaaacaattaatcaaattcatttaaaattaaaagcagaGTCAGTGACCAATTGATGTGTTAGGCATAAAAGTCACGAGGCCGATGTAGTCGAAAGCCTCctactataaaaaaagtaaccgCGTGTGAATCAAGAAATTGGCGTGGAAACATGTGTTGTCTTTTTCACCAAAATTCGGCGTGATCAAAAATTAGTCCTTCGATAGTAGACATGCTTGTTGTATTCTCTCAAAGAAGGGAATTCAAAACGAAAGCTTTCTTACCTATAAGTTGTAGCCGGCCTTTCGGCACGTCTTCTGTGTTGGTGAGGTACCGGTCTATGTAGTCCACTGTCAGGTGAAACGTTTCTCTGTGCAGTTTGTACACTTCGCATACCTGATggcaaaaaaatagaattatattcaaaatagtAATAAGTGTATGTGAAGGCAGTAGGACTTTCAAACAAAATTGACAAAGCTTCAATCTTAATCTTATAGGAGAGCCCTTATGAGACATATGCCGTTCTTGACAAGCCCTAGATAGGAATCCTTGGGACGTGGAAGTTCTTTGTTAGCCAACTCTCGGGAGAAAGAAGTaccaatatttaaataggtaggtatgtctGTACGACTTTCAAAAGAGATTAATGGAGGAAGgaactccaccgacaagagttaggtcttaaattaaagaagattttttcctacatacacacataaaatcacgcctctttcccggaggggtaggcagagactacctctttccacttgccacgatctctgcatatttcctttgcttcatccacattcataactctcttaatgcaagctcggcggtttcgggtacttttgacctgaccctttaccaggacgtccttaatttgatcaagatatgatTTTTTCCTATAGGGAATAAAATTGCCGTCTTCTGACTAATTTCACGATGTGACACAATGATTACGATAATACggctattattattatttaggtcATACACATGTAGCAACAGTATCTGTGTCAAGTGATATCTAGAAgacaataactttttttcaGACATAGTCGTAGTACAATAATATCATGCTTGCATGcatgtttttacatttttaattttattggctaatcaataataattaaatcttaataGATAGCTATAATGCCCGCGTTAACGGAAAATCGAAGAAACATAATCTTTTTATGTCGCTCGTATCTGGTTCTTTGAAGTTCTATCTCTGTGGTATAGgtcaaaattacatatatacatttagtCTCGtttatatcccgtgcggggtagacaggtgacgtttggttcccggcactaataaaaaacaactaatacaatacaaaaataggaccactccatctctttcctatggatgtcgcaaaagtcgactaagggataggcttaacttaggaaattttttttattacgatgggctagcaacctgtcactatttgtgtctaaattctatcattaagccaaacagttgtatgtggccaatcagtatttttaagattgttgactctgtctttaATCAAAATTGGTCCTAAATCATCGAGACGATTCGTAACAACTACAAACTTATTTCTCTCTTTAGTATTTGCCAttaaaaatcaagaaaaaaagCTTAGTTGTTGGCACACATACAGCGTGTTTAAGTCCGTATCAGTTGACGCCGTGAGGCGATAATGTTTCCTCCTAACACAT harbors:
- the LOC106136104 gene encoding G1/S-specific cyclin-E1, with amino-acid sequence MALNGSSSEDTERRMNLKRKRNSTDDEVENMPPVKIQSTMEEELIDQPAHNVVVETSCSSDDEGSQYGAIEQPQSVFTEIDYNPDSFLSPPSIPELANCVLSPLENVARGESTPHSNKRPSTIKPEVSLPKRKCPLPVLSWADPQDVWNGMCECDARSSSNKNPNMFDKHPNLQIRMRAILLDWLNEVCEVYKLHRETFHLTVDYIDRYLTNTEDVPKGRLQLIGITCLFIAAKVEEVYPPKIGEFAYVTDGACTTEEILLEELLILKILSWNITPITINSWLNIYMQLASEGRSAKRRLLGESDIGANALRSYTFVFPQYSSLEFVICGQLIDLAVLHVDVNLFPYSAVAAAAMAHSFNKELALRVSGYSWEALEPCYAWLAPFVAAVRAAGAVSVVRGADGEFVQKAAGLDLICPDVNLDESHRIQSHNVSLDMFDKVYQQMLEQSQEAGAHAFPPTPPQSGHKSPAALAATPSTTPAATPSTRHPADDQHLQ